A stretch of the Bacillus anthracis str. Vollum genome encodes the following:
- a CDS encoding polysaccharide deacetylase family protein: MKKYTYIALLSSAILVGCNTSSASDKQIQETTAKQAVEQKKAKAVELPLTQGVITWDPYEYNAQNTTLYTKDLRDSFKEVRYNIWRTADGPESKQTFTSQEKDRDFALPLHLKTFHLKRGEFQIETVGIKEDNTETNLVTSKITFQQHVPVLMYHAIEKFPGPSDGDYGLYVPPEQFEKHMQYLKDNGYTMLTFERWNDINRVNKPIFITMDDGRKNNMNALHILQKLKDDTFQPAATEFLTANEIDKPNRLSTDDIKQMMDSGIFSIQSHTANHTMMAHSNNYDEELRGSKEKIEALTGKKVIALAYPVGSYNDPAVEETKKYYEFAVTTDHGNHITKGMPNEQYLIKRHFVGPNTSMEKFISLIK; encoded by the coding sequence ATGAAAAAGTATACATATATCGCTTTACTTTCTTCTGCTATTCTCGTAGGTTGTAACACTAGTAGCGCTAGTGATAAACAAATACAAGAAACAACGGCGAAACAAGCAGTTGAACAAAAAAAAGCGAAAGCAGTTGAACTTCCTTTAACGCAAGGAGTTATTACATGGGATCCGTATGAATATAACGCACAAAATACCACGCTTTACACAAAAGATTTAAGAGATTCGTTTAAAGAAGTACGTTATAACATTTGGCGTACTGCTGATGGCCCTGAAAGCAAACAAACTTTCACTTCACAAGAAAAAGATCGTGATTTTGCCCTCCCACTTCACCTAAAAACATTCCATTTAAAACGTGGCGAATTTCAAATTGAAACAGTAGGAATTAAAGAAGATAATACTGAAACAAATCTAGTAACATCTAAAATTACATTCCAGCAACATGTACCCGTTTTAATGTACCATGCAATTGAAAAATTTCCTGGGCCAAGTGATGGAGATTATGGCTTATACGTACCGCCTGAACAATTCGAAAAACATATGCAATATTTGAAAGATAACGGTTATACGATGCTTACGTTTGAACGTTGGAATGATATAAACCGTGTAAATAAACCTATTTTCATAACAATGGATGATGGTCGAAAAAATAATATGAACGCTCTTCATATTTTACAAAAATTAAAGGATGATACATTCCAGCCTGCAGCTACTGAATTCCTTACTGCAAATGAGATAGACAAACCAAATCGTCTATCAACAGATGATATAAAGCAAATGATGGATTCAGGCATTTTTTCTATTCAATCTCATACTGCTAATCATACGATGATGGCTCACTCCAATAATTATGATGAGGAATTACGTGGTTCAAAAGAGAAAATTGAAGCTCTTACTGGTAAAAAGGTCATCGCTCTCGCCTATCCAGTAGGTTCTTATAATGATCCAGCTGTTGAAGAAACGAAAAAATATTATGAGTTCGCAGTAACTACTGATCACGGTAATCATATTACAAAAGGGATGCCGAACGAACAGTACTTAATTAAACGCCATTTTGTAGGGCCTAATACATCGATGGAAAAATTCATATCTCTTATAAAGTAA
- a CDS encoding NupC/NupG family nucleoside CNT transporter has translation MQYVMSIIGILVVLGLCFALSNNKSKINFRAIAIMIGFQILIGWFMFGTKIGQQIIIFISKVFNKLIKLGTTGVDFLFNGIQRDFVFFLNVLLIIVFFSALLSIFSYLGVLPFIVRVVGGAISKVTGLPRVESFHAVNSVFFGSSEALIVIKNDLQHFNKNRMFIICCSAMSSVSASVTASYVMMLDAKYVLAALPLNLFSSLIVCSLLTPVDTKKEDEVVQKFDRTVFGDSFIGAMINGALDGLKVAGIVAALMIAFIGVMEVVNYVISAASGAMGHAVTLQQIFGYVLAPFAFLMGIPAQDIIPAGGIMGTKIVLNEFVAILDLKGVAATLSPRTVGIVTVFLISFASISQIGAIVGTIRALSEKQGSIVSKFGWKMLFASTLASILSATIAGLFI, from the coding sequence ATGCAATATGTAATGAGCATTATCGGTATTCTTGTCGTTTTAGGTTTATGTTTTGCTTTGTCAAACAACAAAAGTAAAATCAACTTCCGTGCAATTGCAATTATGATTGGTTTCCAAATTTTAATCGGTTGGTTTATGTTTGGCACAAAAATTGGTCAACAAATTATCATCTTCATTAGTAAAGTTTTCAACAAACTAATTAAACTTGGTACGACAGGCGTCGATTTTCTCTTTAATGGAATTCAAAGAGATTTTGTCTTTTTCTTAAACGTATTATTAATTATCGTATTTTTCTCAGCACTACTTTCTATCTTTAGTTATTTAGGTGTTTTACCATTCATCGTTCGCGTTGTCGGCGGTGCCATTTCAAAAGTTACTGGTTTACCACGCGTTGAATCATTCCACGCAGTAAACTCTGTATTCTTCGGTTCAAGTGAAGCTTTAATCGTTATTAAAAATGATTTACAGCATTTTAACAAAAACCGTATGTTTATCATTTGTTGTTCTGCGATGAGCTCAGTTTCTGCTTCTGTTACAGCATCATACGTAATGATGTTAGATGCAAAATATGTATTAGCAGCTCTTCCATTAAACTTATTCTCAAGCTTAATCGTTTGTTCGTTATTAACACCTGTTGATACGAAAAAGGAAGACGAAGTAGTTCAGAAATTTGACCGAACTGTATTCGGGGACAGCTTTATCGGTGCAATGATTAACGGTGCGCTTGACGGTTTAAAAGTAGCAGGTATCGTTGCCGCATTAATGATCGCTTTCATCGGTGTGATGGAAGTTGTAAACTACGTAATTAGCGCAGCTTCAGGTGCAATGGGACATGCCGTTACGTTACAACAAATCTTTGGTTACGTACTTGCTCCATTTGCATTCTTAATGGGTATTCCAGCTCAAGATATTATCCCAGCTGGCGGAATTATGGGTACGAAGATTGTATTAAACGAGTTTGTAGCAATCCTTGATTTAAAAGGTGTTGCAGCAACATTATCTCCACGTACAGTTGGAATCGTTACAGTATTCTTAATTAGCTTCGCAAGTATTAGCCAAATTGGAGCGATCGTTGGTACAATTCGTGCTCTTTCTGAGAAACAAGGAAGCATCGTATCGAAATTTGGTTGGAAAATGCTATTTGCATCAACACTTGCTTCTATTTTATCTGCGACAATCGCTGGATTGTTTATTTAA
- the rlmD gene encoding 23S rRNA (uracil(1939)-C(5))-methyltransferase RlmD, whose protein sequence is MSTKMTPPVEKNEFIDVVFEDLTHDGAGVAKVKGYPIFVKNGLPGEEAQIKIVKVKKNFAFGRLMKLHTESPYRKDAECPVYNQCGGCQLQHLTYEGQLQAKEKQVRDVMQRIGGLGDVPVHPVLGMKNPWVYRNKAQVPIGEREGGLVAGFYRQGTHDIINMESCLIQAEENDTLIQEVKRICEKHGISAYNEERNKGTLRHVMARYGQVTGEIMLVFITRTAELPNKKAIIEEIAAKFPEVKSIVQNVNPKRTNVIFGDKTTVLYGSEYIYDFIGDIKFAISARSFYQVNPEQTKVLYDKTLEYAKLDGNETVIDAYCGIGSISLFLAQKAKKVYGVEIVPEAIEDAKRNAALNNMTNAEFGVGEAEVVIPKWYKEGVIADTMVVDPPRKGCDEALLNTIIDMKPKRVVYVSCNPATLARDLKVLEEGGYKTQEVQLVDMFPHTTHVECVAWLKLV, encoded by the coding sequence ATGAGTACAAAAATGACGCCACCAGTTGAAAAAAACGAGTTTATAGATGTAGTATTTGAAGATTTAACACATGATGGTGCCGGTGTTGCGAAAGTAAAAGGCTATCCTATTTTCGTTAAAAACGGATTACCAGGTGAAGAAGCGCAAATTAAAATTGTTAAAGTGAAGAAAAACTTCGCATTCGGACGTTTAATGAAACTTCATACAGAGAGCCCATATCGTAAAGATGCAGAATGCCCAGTGTACAATCAGTGCGGCGGTTGTCAGCTTCAGCATTTAACATATGAAGGACAATTACAAGCGAAAGAAAAACAAGTACGTGACGTTATGCAGCGTATTGGCGGATTAGGTGATGTTCCTGTTCATCCTGTACTTGGCATGAAGAATCCGTGGGTATACCGTAATAAAGCACAAGTACCAATTGGAGAACGTGAGGGCGGACTTGTAGCTGGTTTCTATCGTCAAGGAACGCATGACATTATTAATATGGAATCATGTTTAATTCAAGCAGAAGAAAACGATACATTGATTCAAGAAGTAAAACGTATTTGTGAAAAACACGGTATTTCGGCGTATAACGAAGAGCGTAACAAAGGGACACTTCGCCACGTAATGGCTCGTTACGGACAAGTAACAGGGGAAATTATGCTTGTCTTCATTACTCGTACAGCAGAACTGCCAAACAAAAAAGCAATCATTGAAGAAATTGCCGCGAAATTCCCAGAAGTAAAATCAATTGTTCAAAACGTAAACCCGAAACGTACAAACGTAATTTTCGGAGACAAAACGACAGTACTGTACGGATCAGAATATATTTATGACTTTATCGGGGATATTAAGTTTGCGATTTCAGCACGTTCATTCTATCAAGTAAACCCAGAGCAAACGAAAGTGTTATACGATAAAACGTTAGAATACGCCAAATTAGATGGCAACGAAACAGTAATTGATGCCTATTGCGGAATTGGATCAATCTCCTTATTCCTAGCACAAAAAGCGAAAAAAGTATACGGCGTTGAAATTGTGCCAGAAGCAATCGAAGACGCGAAGCGTAACGCAGCGCTAAACAATATGACAAACGCTGAATTTGGTGTAGGAGAAGCAGAAGTAGTCATTCCAAAATGGTATAAAGAAGGCGTAATAGCTGACACAATGGTCGTAGATCCACCGCGTAAAGGTTGTGATGAGGCACTACTTAACACAATCATCGACATGAAACCAAAACGCGTCGTATACGTATCATGTAACCCAGCAACATTAGCACGTGACTTAAAAGTACTAGAAGAAGGCGGATATAAAACGCAGGAAGTACAACTTGTTGATATGTTCCCGCATACGACGCATGTGGAGTGTGTAGCTTGGCTTAAGTTGGTATAA
- a CDS encoding tRNA dihydrouridine synthase, whose amino-acid sequence MIDNFWRDLPRPFFVLAPMEDVTDVVFRHVVSEAGRPDVFFTEFTNSDSYCHPEGMKSVRGRLIFTEDEQPMVAHIWGDNPEYFRQMSIGMAELGFKGIDINMGCPVPNVASRGKGSGLILRPDVAAELIQAAKAGGLPVSVKTRLGFKELSEWEDWLTHIFKQDIANLSIHLRTREEMSQVDAHWELIPEIKKLRDRIAPNTLLTINGDIPDRKTGLELAEKYGIDGVMIGRGIFKNPFAFEKEPREHSSKEHLDLLRLQLDLQDQYAEVLPRSITGLHRFFKIYVKGFPGAAELRNQLMSTKSTDEVRALLNKFEESVNVVEGSETV is encoded by the coding sequence ATGATAGATAATTTTTGGCGTGATTTACCACGACCATTTTTTGTACTTGCACCAATGGAAGATGTGACAGACGTTGTGTTTCGTCACGTAGTAAGTGAGGCTGGCCGTCCGGACGTATTCTTCACAGAGTTCACAAATTCGGATAGCTACTGTCATCCAGAAGGTATGAAAAGCGTACGTGGACGTTTAATTTTTACAGAAGACGAACAGCCAATGGTGGCACATATTTGGGGAGATAACCCTGAATATTTCCGTCAAATGAGTATTGGTATGGCAGAACTAGGATTTAAAGGCATCGATATTAATATGGGTTGCCCAGTACCGAACGTTGCATCAAGAGGAAAAGGTAGTGGCCTTATTCTACGTCCAGATGTTGCGGCAGAACTTATTCAAGCTGCAAAAGCAGGCGGACTACCTGTCAGCGTAAAAACAAGACTTGGCTTTAAAGAGTTAAGCGAATGGGAAGATTGGTTAACGCACATCTTCAAACAAGATATTGCGAACCTTTCTATTCATTTACGCACAAGAGAAGAAATGAGCCAAGTAGATGCACACTGGGAGCTAATTCCGGAGATTAAAAAATTACGTGACCGTATTGCACCAAATACGCTCCTAACGATAAATGGAGACATCCCTGACCGTAAAACTGGGCTGGAACTTGCTGAAAAATACGGCATTGATGGCGTAATGATCGGACGAGGCATCTTTAAAAATCCATTTGCGTTTGAAAAAGAGCCAAGAGAGCATAGCAGTAAAGAGCATCTAGATCTTTTAAGACTACAACTTGATCTTCAAGATCAATATGCAGAAGTATTACCACGATCCATAACGGGATTACATCGCTTCTTCAAAATTTATGTAAAAGGCTTCCCTGGGGCTGCTGAACTAAGAAATCAATTGATGAGCACGAAGTCAACGGATGAAGTACGTGCATTGCTTAATAAGTTTGAGGAGAGTGTTAATGTGGTAGAAGGTAGTGAAACGGTGTAA
- a CDS encoding DUF1456 family protein — MAMSNNDILKRVRYALDIRDIDMVEIFKLGGIEVTKEDVVDMLTKIKRAPQYEPENPDVEEDEYVKTCDMMMLEAFFNGFITLKRGKQDPKPGQPAPVQSKESANNLLLKKMKIALSLTSEDVLDILDSVGVKVTKGELGALLRKKGHKNYKECGDRYARNFIKGLAVKYRG, encoded by the coding sequence ATGGCAATGAGCAACAACGATATATTAAAAAGAGTAAGATACGCTTTAGATATAAGAGATATAGATATGGTAGAAATCTTTAAACTTGGTGGTATAGAAGTAACGAAAGAAGACGTAGTTGATATGCTTACAAAAATAAAGAGAGCACCTCAGTACGAACCTGAAAACCCTGATGTGGAAGAAGATGAGTACGTAAAAACATGCGATATGATGATGTTAGAGGCATTTTTCAATGGATTTATTACTTTAAAAAGAGGGAAGCAAGATCCGAAACCTGGACAACCGGCACCTGTACAAAGCAAAGAGAGTGCCAATAACCTTCTTCTAAAGAAAATGAAAATTGCACTTTCATTAACGAGTGAAGATGTACTTGATATATTAGATAGCGTAGGCGTTAAGGTGACAAAAGGAGAACTAGGCGCTTTATTAAGAAAAAAAGGCCATAAAAATTACAAAGAGTGCGGCGATAGATACGCAAGGAATTTCATTAAAGGATTAGCTGTAAAGTATAGAGGATAA
- a CDS encoding M48 family metallopeptidase → MIHTYLGETINFHITYKKKKSVRLFVDSYGNVEVQAPKGTPVEYLIQLLEEKWDWIQTTRKEMAERARGPQEKDYDQGEGFLYLGNTYPIQISQDASIEQDNAIFEGDKLHIYVKELKDEKIQQALKRFYYKQCKSLVGKSIKAHQSNFKTKPRSIRITDSSRTWGTCDSNLQLTFNWKLAMAPQRVIDYVVVHEMCHMVHLNHDRSFWRLVGKIMPDYKEMENWLALSSWKMTV, encoded by the coding sequence ATGATACATACTTATTTAGGTGAGACAATTAATTTTCATATAACTTATAAAAAGAAAAAGTCGGTGCGTCTTTTTGTAGATTCTTACGGAAATGTGGAAGTACAGGCGCCGAAAGGGACACCTGTTGAATACTTAATCCAGTTGCTAGAAGAGAAGTGGGATTGGATTCAGACAACACGTAAGGAAATGGCGGAGCGAGCGCGTGGACCACAGGAAAAGGATTATGATCAAGGAGAAGGCTTTTTGTATTTAGGAAATACGTATCCGATACAGATTTCCCAAGATGCAAGTATTGAGCAAGACAATGCAATTTTTGAAGGAGATAAGCTACATATTTATGTGAAAGAGCTAAAGGATGAGAAAATACAACAAGCTTTAAAGCGATTTTACTATAAACAGTGTAAGTCATTAGTAGGGAAGAGTATTAAAGCGCATCAAAGTAACTTCAAAACAAAACCACGTTCTATTCGTATTACAGATAGTAGCCGCACATGGGGTACTTGCGATTCAAATTTACAACTAACCTTCAATTGGAAGCTAGCGATGGCACCACAGCGAGTAATTGATTATGTAGTTGTTCATGAAATGTGTCATATGGTTCATTTAAATCACGATCGCTCTTTTTGGCGTCTTGTCGGGAAGATAATGCCCGATTATAAGGAAATGGAGAACTGGTTAGCATTATCTAGTTGGAAGATGACGGTTTAA
- a CDS encoding mandelate racemase/muconate lactonizing enzyme family protein, protein MKITAIHLYAIRLPLRDPFVISYGSYSDMPSIIVKMETDEGIIGYGEGVADDHVTGESWESTFHILKHTLAPALIGQNPMNIEKIHDMMDNTIYGVPTAKAAIDIACFDIMGKKLNQPVYQLIGGRYHEEFPITHVLSIADPEEMAEEAASMIQKGYQSFKMKVGTNVKEDVKRIEAVRERVGNDIAIRVDVNQGWKNSANTLMALRSLGHLNIDWIEQPVIADDIDAMAHIRSKTDLPLMIDEGLKGSREMRQIINLDAADKVNIKLMKCGGIYPAVKLAHQAEMAGIECQVGSMVESSVASSAGFHVAFSKKIITSVELTGPLKFTKDIGNLHYDVPFIRLNEKPGLGIEINEDTLRELTVFQDIVR, encoded by the coding sequence ATGAAAATTACAGCTATTCACCTTTACGCAATTCGTTTACCGCTTCGCGATCCGTTTGTTATTAGTTATGGTTCTTATTCTGATATGCCTTCTATTATCGTCAAAATGGAAACAGACGAAGGTATTATCGGTTACGGTGAAGGCGTTGCTGATGATCACGTCACAGGTGAATCATGGGAAAGTACTTTCCATATTTTAAAGCATACGCTAGCACCTGCACTAATCGGACAAAATCCAATGAATATAGAAAAAATACACGATATGATGGACAATACAATTTACGGTGTTCCAACAGCGAAAGCTGCGATTGATATTGCTTGTTTTGATATAATGGGTAAAAAATTAAATCAACCTGTATATCAATTAATTGGTGGACGATACCATGAAGAATTTCCTATCACTCACGTATTAAGTATCGCAGATCCAGAAGAAATGGCCGAAGAAGCTGCCTCTATGATTCAGAAAGGTTACCAATCTTTCAAAATGAAAGTCGGTACAAATGTAAAAGAAGATGTAAAACGAATTGAAGCAGTACGTGAGCGTGTAGGAAATGACATCGCAATTCGTGTTGATGTAAACCAAGGTTGGAAAAATAGCGCCAACACATTAATGGCACTTCGTTCATTAGGACATTTAAACATCGACTGGATTGAACAGCCTGTCATCGCAGACGATATTGACGCAATGGCTCACATTCGTTCGAAAACAGACCTTCCGCTTATGATTGATGAAGGATTAAAGGGCTCTCGTGAAATGCGCCAAATTATTAATTTAGACGCGGCTGATAAAGTAAACATAAAACTAATGAAATGCGGCGGCATATACCCAGCTGTAAAACTTGCTCATCAAGCTGAAATGGCAGGCATTGAATGCCAAGTTGGATCCATGGTCGAATCATCCGTTGCCTCTTCCGCGGGATTCCATGTCGCTTTTTCGAAAAAAATTATTACGAGCGTTGAACTTACAGGTCCATTAAAATTCACGAAGGACATCGGAAACTTACATTACGACGTACCATTTATTCGCTTAAACGAAAAGCCAGGACTCGGCATTGAAATAAATGAAGATACACTACGAGAACTCACCGTCTTTCAAGACATTGTACGCTAA
- the nhaC gene encoding Na+/H+ antiporter NhaC, with the protein MKKEIPFGVAMIPIIITVAVMMVTIVVLKQSPHVPLIIGTTVASIVAWRYGYKWNDIEEAMYKGIHLALPAIVIIILVGLTIGAWIGGGIVATMIYYGLNLLTPSLFLVSITIICSIVALAIGSSWSTMGTIGVAGMGIGLSMGIPAPMVAGAIISGSYFGDKMSPLSDTTNLAAGLTNTDLFTHIRHMLFTTIPGLIITLIVYAFLGRSFGANNIDAKSIEQTLQVLQQNFVISPFLLIIPVVVMVLVAKKVPAIPAILVGIILGFLSQVFIQGGSVSASVGALQAGFVIDTGNKLVDELFNRGGLDSMMNTVSMTIVAMTFGGVLEHTGILRSIVNQILKLAKSAKGLIASTIASCFATNLTCSEQYISIVVPSRMYANAYTEKGLHSKNLSRALEDGGTLTSVFVPWNTCGVFILATLGVGAFEYAPYAILNFIVPIISIIYGITGLTITKLSDIEKAELLKKQNAQLEA; encoded by the coding sequence ATGAAAAAAGAAATACCTTTTGGTGTAGCAATGATCCCTATTATCATTACAGTTGCAGTTATGATGGTTACAATTGTTGTATTAAAACAGAGCCCTCACGTCCCACTTATTATCGGTACAACTGTTGCTTCTATCGTCGCCTGGCGTTACGGTTACAAATGGAACGACATTGAAGAAGCAATGTATAAAGGCATTCACCTCGCATTACCGGCTATCGTTATCATTATTCTAGTAGGTTTAACGATCGGTGCCTGGATTGGTGGTGGAATTGTCGCAACAATGATTTATTACGGTTTAAATCTTTTAACACCATCACTATTTTTAGTTTCAATTACAATTATTTGTTCTATTGTTGCATTAGCTATTGGTAGCTCATGGTCTACAATGGGAACAATTGGTGTTGCAGGAATGGGTATTGGCCTAAGTATGGGAATCCCAGCTCCGATGGTTGCCGGTGCTATCATTTCCGGTTCTTATTTCGGCGATAAAATGTCACCGCTTTCAGACACAACAAACTTAGCCGCAGGATTAACAAATACAGATTTATTCACACATATTCGTCATATGTTATTTACTACAATTCCAGGTTTAATTATTACTCTTATCGTTTATGCCTTCTTAGGAAGAAGCTTCGGTGCTAACAATATTGATGCAAAAAGTATCGAGCAAACATTACAAGTATTGCAACAAAATTTTGTTATCTCACCTTTCCTATTAATCATACCTGTAGTCGTTATGGTATTGGTTGCTAAAAAAGTTCCTGCTATACCAGCTATTCTTGTAGGTATTATTTTAGGGTTTTTATCACAAGTCTTTATTCAAGGTGGTTCTGTCTCAGCATCTGTCGGTGCACTCCAAGCTGGATTTGTTATAGACACTGGAAACAAGCTAGTAGACGAGCTATTTAACCGTGGTGGCTTAGATTCGATGATGAATACAGTCTCTATGACAATTGTCGCTATGACTTTCGGAGGAGTACTAGAACATACAGGTATTCTTCGTTCCATTGTAAATCAAATTTTAAAGTTAGCGAAATCAGCAAAGGGACTTATCGCTTCTACTATCGCTTCATGTTTTGCAACAAATCTTACTTGCTCTGAACAATATATTTCGATTGTTGTTCCTTCAAGAATGTACGCGAATGCATACACAGAAAAAGGACTACATTCTAAAAATTTATCCAGAGCATTAGAAGATGGCGGAACATTAACTTCTGTTTTCGTACCTTGGAATACATGCGGCGTATTTATACTCGCAACACTCGGCGTAGGTGCATTCGAATATGCTCCTTATGCTATATTGAATTTCATCGTACCTATTATCTCGATCATTTACGGTATAACTGGTCTCACAATTACGAAACTATCTGACATTGAAAAAGCGGAACTACTAAAAAAACAAAACGCTCAATTAGAAGCTTAA
- a CDS encoding M20 peptidase aminoacylase family protein: MKTLELQERLTEIFQHLHENPEVSWKEYETTAYITNFLKEEGISYKTFDDCPGVIAEIGNGNPVVAIRADMDALWQEVNGEFKANHSCGHDAHMTIVMGLILQLKNMRWKSGTVRFIFQPAEEKGNGALKMVEKGAVDDADFLFGVHLRPIEELSLKQAASSIRHGAAGFLEGTIHGEDAHGARPHQGINAIDVISMINIGLKNIWLRPQSSYSVKMTRCQAGGDNLNIIPGNGHFSLDVRAENNTLLEELKKRIEHVIESAASMGSKTSYEWIDLAPGAEVSEEAERFMRKGILEVYGEDKCTGPLYTTGSDDFHYYTVKRPYLKAVMLGLGADLQPGLHHPYMKFDHSCIMDGVEILKQTVLKVLEDRG; the protein is encoded by the coding sequence TTGAAAACATTAGAACTACAAGAACGTTTAACTGAAATTTTTCAGCATTTACATGAAAACCCTGAAGTGAGTTGGAAAGAGTATGAAACGACAGCGTATATTACTAACTTTTTAAAAGAAGAAGGAATTTCATATAAAACATTTGATGATTGTCCAGGCGTGATTGCTGAAATCGGTAATGGGAATCCGGTTGTTGCGATTCGTGCTGATATGGATGCACTTTGGCAAGAAGTGAATGGAGAATTTAAAGCGAATCATTCATGTGGTCATGATGCTCATATGACGATTGTAATGGGACTTATTTTACAATTAAAGAATATGAGATGGAAAAGTGGTACAGTTAGATTTATTTTTCAGCCGGCAGAAGAGAAAGGAAATGGAGCTTTAAAGATGGTAGAGAAAGGTGCTGTGGATGATGCGGATTTCCTATTCGGTGTTCATTTGCGCCCAATTGAAGAACTATCTTTGAAACAAGCTGCCTCATCAATTCGTCACGGAGCAGCAGGATTTTTAGAAGGTACGATTCACGGAGAAGACGCACATGGAGCACGCCCACATCAAGGGATAAATGCCATTGATGTTATTTCTATGATTAATATTGGTTTGAAAAACATATGGCTACGACCGCAAAGTTCCTATTCAGTAAAGATGACGAGGTGCCAAGCTGGTGGAGATAATTTGAATATTATTCCGGGTAATGGTCATTTTAGTTTAGATGTAAGAGCAGAGAATAATACACTATTAGAAGAGTTAAAGAAAAGGATAGAGCATGTCATAGAATCAGCTGCATCAATGGGGTCGAAAACTTCATATGAGTGGATTGATCTCGCACCAGGAGCTGAAGTTTCAGAAGAAGCTGAACGATTTATGCGTAAAGGTATTCTTGAAGTGTATGGGGAAGATAAATGTACAGGACCACTTTATACGACAGGAAGCGATGATTTCCATTACTACACAGTGAAGAGACCATATTTAAAAGCTGTCATGCTTGGATTAGGAGCAGACTTACAACCTGGATTACACCATCCGTATATGAAGTTCGATCATAGTTGTATTATGGATGGGGTAGAAATATTAAAACAAACTGTATTGAAAGTGTTAGAAGACAGGGGCTAG
- a CDS encoding SAM-dependent methyltransferase, with product MNEQYYDAVLNIKTVGEQKGFNKSMHYHRYEPTPYSGLDELLNQYEIKRSDRVVDFGCGKGRLNFYMHHKCGASAVGIEMNEEFYKEALDNLDRYARKVRDSKDKIRFECCLAQEYEINPCDNRFYFFNPFSVQVFMNVVNNILLSVEETGREVDIILYYPSEDYIFFLENQTTFELKREVRLPGAYEKNGNERFLVYTLGL from the coding sequence ATGAACGAACAATATTATGATGCAGTTTTAAATATAAAAACAGTAGGTGAACAAAAAGGGTTTAACAAGTCTATGCACTATCACCGTTATGAACCGACGCCATATAGCGGATTAGATGAGTTACTGAATCAATATGAGATAAAACGTAGTGACCGAGTTGTAGATTTTGGGTGCGGAAAAGGACGATTAAACTTTTATATGCATCATAAGTGTGGTGCTTCAGCGGTTGGAATTGAAATGAATGAAGAGTTTTATAAAGAAGCGTTGGATAATCTTGATCGTTATGCTCGAAAGGTAAGAGACAGTAAAGATAAAATTAGGTTTGAATGTTGTTTAGCGCAGGAATATGAGATTAATCCATGTGATAACCGATTTTATTTCTTTAATCCATTTTCTGTCCAAGTGTTTATGAATGTAGTAAATAACATTTTGCTTTCGGTAGAAGAAACGGGGAGAGAAGTAGATATTATTTTATACTATCCTTCTGAAGATTATATTTTCTTCCTAGAGAATCAGACTACGTTTGAGTTGAAGAGGGAAGTAAGATTACCTGGGGCTTATGAGAAGAATGGGAATGAGAGGTTTTTAGTGTATACATTAGGATTATAA